In the genome of Pelobacter seleniigenes DSM 18267, one region contains:
- a CDS encoding DUF4212 domain-containing protein, translating to MDREQELKIYWQQNVKYIVILLCIWFTVSYLCGIIFVDALDAFHLFGFPLGFWFANQGSEIIFCLLIVVYVRLMNNLDRKFNVFED from the coding sequence ATGGACCGAGAGCAGGAACTCAAAATCTACTGGCAGCAGAACGTCAAATATATCGTTATCCTGCTGTGCATCTGGTTTACCGTCTCCTATCTCTGCGGGATCATCTTCGTTGACGCACTCGATGCCTTCCACCTGTTCGGCTTTCCGCTAGGGTTCTGGTTTGCCAACCAGGGATCGGAAATCATCTTCTGCCTGCTGATTGTTGTCTATGTCCGCTTGATGAACAATCTGGATCGCAAATTCAATGTGTTTGAGGACTGA
- a CDS encoding sigma 54-interacting transcriptional regulator, giving the protein MDKKLYPAFGVLLVDDELPWLRSLSMTLEGPGGITNLQQCHDSRQVMSMLEDHDIGLVLLDLTMPYRSGEELLEQIVTEHPQVRVIILSGMNQLETAVNCMRLGAFDYFVKTVDEERLVDGVRRAIRMVELEQENQAMRRRFFANQLDSPEAFSPIVTDNPAMRACFQYLEAVAPSSQPILITGESGVGKELIARAVHDLGCNGGTLVSVNVAGLDDNVFADTLFGHVRGAFTGAEGARKGMIEQAAEGTLFLDEIGDLSFASQVKLLRLLQDGEYYPLGSDLPKQMTARVIVATHADLEAKMAAGEFRRDLYYRLISHHVHLPPLRERKDDLPLLLDHFLGRAAAKLGKKKPTPPKELAVLLSTYNFPGNVRELEAMVYDAVSIHNAKTLSMKSFLDRIGQHHELPALTKDSDPRNPFVTLDELPSLQQAGQLLVDEAMQRSAGNQTIAARLLGISQPALSKRLRQDRH; this is encoded by the coding sequence ATGGATAAAAAACTCTACCCGGCCTTCGGTGTTCTGCTGGTCGATGACGAACTGCCCTGGCTGCGCAGCCTGAGCATGACCCTTGAGGGCCCCGGCGGCATCACCAACCTGCAACAGTGCCATGACAGCCGGCAGGTCATGAGTATGCTGGAAGACCATGATATCGGCCTGGTGTTGCTTGATCTGACCATGCCGTATCGCTCCGGGGAAGAACTGCTGGAACAGATCGTGACTGAACATCCGCAGGTTCGGGTGATCATTCTCAGCGGCATGAATCAGCTCGAGACCGCGGTGAACTGCATGCGCCTGGGAGCCTTCGATTATTTTGTCAAAACCGTTGATGAAGAACGCCTGGTGGACGGGGTCAGGCGGGCGATTCGCATGGTTGAACTGGAACAGGAAAACCAGGCCATGCGGCGGCGCTTTTTTGCCAATCAGCTCGACTCGCCGGAAGCTTTTTCCCCGATTGTGACCGATAATCCGGCCATGCGCGCCTGCTTTCAATACCTGGAAGCGGTGGCACCCAGTTCCCAGCCGATTCTGATTACCGGTGAGAGCGGTGTCGGCAAAGAACTGATTGCCCGGGCCGTGCATGATCTGGGCTGCAATGGCGGTACGCTGGTGTCGGTCAATGTGGCCGGCCTGGATGACAACGTTTTTGCCGATACCCTGTTCGGCCATGTACGCGGAGCCTTTACCGGCGCGGAAGGGGCGCGCAAGGGGATGATCGAACAGGCCGCGGAAGGGACCCTGTTTCTCGATGAAATCGGCGATCTCAGCTTTGCCTCCCAGGTCAAGCTGTTGCGGCTGCTGCAGGACGGTGAATATTATCCCCTCGGCAGCGACTTGCCCAAGCAGATGACGGCCCGGGTGATTGTCGCCACCCATGCCGATCTCGAAGCCAAAATGGCTGCCGGTGAGTTTCGGCGGGATCTCTATTACCGGCTGATTTCCCATCATGTACATCTACCGCCGCTGCGTGAGCGCAAGGATGATCTGCCGTTGCTGCTCGACCATTTTCTGGGCCGGGCGGCCGCGAAGCTCGGTAAAAAGAAACCGACCCCGCCCAAAGAGTTGGCTGTATTGCTGTCGACCTACAACTTTCCGGGCAATGTCCGCGAGTTGGAGGCTATGGTTTACGACGCCGTCAGCATTCACAATGCCAAAACCCTCTCCATGAAGAGTTTTCTGGACCGTATCGGCCAGCATCATGAGCTACCGGCCCTGACCAAAGACTCAGACCCGAGGAATCCGTTTGTTACTCTGGATGAACTGCCCTCCCTGCAACAGGCCGGGCAATTGCTGGTTGACGAAGCCATGCAGCGTTCCGCCGGTAACCAGACCATTGCCGCCCGACTACTCGGCATTTCCCAGCCCGCTCTCAGTAAGCGCCTGCGCCAGGATCGCCATTAG
- a CDS encoding sodium:solute symporter family protein, producing MSITTWTWLLIGITFIIYIIVAIRARAVSTGDFYAAERSIHPVLNGMATGADWMSAASFISMAGLISFMGRDGSMYLMGWTGGYVLLAMLLAPYLRKYGKFTVPEFIGDRYYSQGARIISLLCAIFVSFTYVAGQMRGVGVVFSRFLNVPINTGVVIGMCIVFFYAVLGGMKGITYTQVAQYCVLIVAYMIPAIYISIMLTNNPIPAFGFGSTISAHGAQLLGDPGLQGHNLLQVLDSIQQDLGFSAYTAGTRPKIDLFAIVIALMVGTAGLPHVIIRFFTVPKIKDARASAGWALIFIVLLYTAAPAVAAFARTNFIKTVNNVRYSSAPQWFKNWEATGLIAWVDKNGDGVMQYAPGEAFAGKPKYTGQTGIYGQALVANLMSDSANELYIDRDIMVLANPEIARLPNWVVALVAAGGLAAALSTAAGLLLVISASISHDLMKGVLMPSMSEKGELLWARCGAAGAVVVAGLLGIFPPGFVAQVVAFAFGLAAASFFPAIIMGIFNKKTNVYGAMTGMIAGILFTACYIIYFKFINPGANTPAHWLFGISPEGIGTLGMIINFSLMIGVSRLTPEPPVEIQELVGKLRYPVERSLGETKISTNARRPY from the coding sequence ATGAGCATCACAACCTGGACCTGGCTACTGATCGGCATTACCTTCATCATTTATATTATTGTCGCGATCCGCGCCCGAGCCGTCTCCACGGGCGATTTCTATGCTGCCGAAAGATCCATTCATCCGGTTCTTAACGGCATGGCCACGGGCGCGGACTGGATGTCCGCCGCATCCTTCATCTCCATGGCCGGGCTGATCTCCTTTATGGGGCGCGACGGCTCCATGTATCTGATGGGCTGGACCGGCGGCTACGTGCTGCTGGCCATGCTGCTCGCTCCCTATTTACGCAAATATGGCAAATTCACGGTTCCCGAGTTTATCGGCGATCGCTACTATTCCCAGGGCGCCCGGATCATCTCCCTGCTCTGTGCCATTTTTGTTTCCTTTACCTACGTGGCTGGACAGATGCGCGGCGTCGGCGTGGTGTTTTCCCGCTTTCTCAATGTCCCCATCAACACCGGCGTGGTCATCGGCATGTGCATTGTCTTTTTCTATGCGGTGCTTGGCGGCATGAAAGGCATCACCTACACCCAGGTCGCGCAGTATTGTGTCCTGATTGTCGCATATATGATCCCCGCCATCTATATTTCCATCATGTTGACCAACAACCCGATCCCGGCCTTCGGTTTCGGCAGCACCATCAGTGCTCATGGGGCGCAACTACTCGGCGATCCCGGCCTGCAGGGGCATAACTTGTTGCAGGTCCTCGACAGCATCCAGCAGGATCTCGGTTTTTCCGCCTACACCGCCGGAACCCGGCCCAAAATCGACCTGTTTGCCATCGTCATCGCTTTGATGGTCGGCACCGCCGGGCTGCCCCATGTCATCATTCGTTTCTTTACCGTCCCCAAAATCAAGGACGCCCGCGCTTCGGCGGGTTGGGCCTTGATTTTCATTGTCCTGCTCTATACTGCGGCTCCGGCCGTGGCTGCCTTTGCCCGCACCAACTTCATTAAGACGGTCAATAATGTGCGATACAGTTCCGCCCCGCAGTGGTTTAAAAACTGGGAAGCCACCGGGCTGATCGCCTGGGTCGACAAAAATGGCGACGGGGTCATGCAATACGCACCGGGGGAAGCCTTTGCCGGCAAACCCAAATACACCGGCCAGACCGGGATCTACGGTCAGGCCCTGGTCGCCAACCTGATGAGTGACAGCGCCAACGAACTCTATATCGACCGTGACATCATGGTCCTGGCTAACCCGGAAATAGCCCGCCTGCCCAACTGGGTGGTGGCCCTGGTCGCTGCAGGCGGCCTGGCGGCCGCCCTGTCAACGGCGGCCGGACTGTTACTGGTCATTTCCGCCTCCATCTCCCATGACCTGATGAAAGGGGTCTTGATGCCGAGCATGTCGGAAAAGGGTGAACTGCTCTGGGCACGCTGCGGTGCTGCGGGAGCGGTGGTGGTGGCCGGACTGCTGGGGATTTTTCCGCCCGGCTTTGTCGCTCAGGTGGTGGCCTTTGCTTTCGGCCTGGCCGCCGCATCCTTTTTCCCGGCCATCATCATGGGCATTTTCAACAAAAAGACCAATGTTTACGGCGCCATGACCGGCATGATCGCCGGTATCCTCTTCACCGCTTGCTACATCATTTATTTCAAATTCATTAACCCCGGTGCCAACACCCCGGCGCACTGGCTGTTCGGCATTTCACCGGAGGGAATCGGCACGCTGGGAATGATCATCAACTTCAGCCTGATGATTGGTGTCTCCAGGCTGACCCCAGAACCCCCTGTGGAGATTCAGGAGCTGGTCGGTAAACTGCGCTACCCGGTCGAGCGCAGCCTGGGAGAAACCAAGATTTCCACTAATGCCCGCCGCCCCTATTGA
- a CDS encoding rhodanese-like domain-containing protein, with amino-acid sequence MAFKKISLMLMVVGLLGSWPGGRSALAENETISGELVNGLRIVLLVPGQENRFVVYRGDYVQPQLAGGGQFEIDIPGLRQVKEFPAKDGDKAYVKMTKTGEFPFSAGDVRGIFKVIDYAAPSYTEVSSKEAELILANTNPFILDVRTPGEYRQEHIAGAQLIPVQVLQQELAQLEPYKERDIFVYCATGNRSTVAARILIENGFKKIYNLRDGISGWLRQGYPVER; translated from the coding sequence GTGGCGTTCAAAAAAATATCGCTTATGTTGATGGTTGTCGGCCTGTTGGGTTCATGGCCCGGTGGGCGGTCCGCGCTGGCTGAAAATGAAACAATCTCCGGGGAACTGGTGAATGGTCTGCGTATCGTTCTGCTCGTTCCCGGGCAGGAGAATCGCTTCGTCGTTTATCGGGGCGACTATGTGCAGCCGCAGCTGGCCGGGGGTGGTCAGTTCGAGATCGATATCCCCGGGTTGCGGCAGGTGAAGGAGTTTCCGGCCAAGGACGGGGATAAAGCCTATGTCAAGATGACCAAAACCGGGGAGTTTCCTTTTAGTGCCGGAGATGTCCGGGGTATTTTTAAAGTCATCGATTATGCGGCACCTTCCTATACTGAGGTCTCCAGCAAAGAGGCGGAGCTGATTCTGGCCAATACCAATCCTTTTATCCTGGATGTCAGGACGCCGGGAGAGTACCGGCAGGAGCATATTGCCGGAGCACAGCTGATCCCGGTACAGGTTCTGCAGCAGGAACTGGCTCAGCTGGAACCCTATAAGGAGCGCGACATCTTTGTCTATTGCGCGACCGGAAACCGCAGCACCGTCGCCGCGCGGATCCTGATCGAGAACGGTTTCAAAAAGATCTATAACCTGCGCGATGGCATCTCGGGATGGCTGCGCCAGGGGTACCCGGTCGAACGCTGA
- a CDS encoding TRAP transporter permease yields the protein MAKEKETKITVENPEAIVEAESGARNPSGAIPKKVLFYVPLAWTLFQLWYASPLPFLLNVFVLNDTEARAIHLAFAIFLSFTAFPTFKRSPTKYIPVQDWVLGLIGAFCSAYLFIFYSALADRPGNPTTLDLVVAVCGLILLLESTRRALGPPLMVVATIFILYTFGGQYMPDVISHKGASLAKGMSHYWLGTEGVFGVALGVSSGMVFMFVLFGALLEAAGAGNYFIRTAFAALGHLRGGPAKAAVVSSGLTGLVSGSSIANVVTTGTFTIPLMKKVGFKAEKAGAIEVACSTNGQLMPPVMGAAAFLMVEYVGISYIDVIKHAFLPAIISYIALVYIVHLEACKMGLEGMEKVITKTISQRILSFVLTILTLIIIGGVTYFGLGWIKGVAGSATIYIVSVLLVVAYLFLLWVACRVPELELTTEINELPPLGPTAQAGYYFLLPVVVLMWCLTVERLSPALSAYWATVLMIFILLTQRPLKGVLRKMSGEEFSFKTGCVDLIQGMVAGARNMIGIGVATAAAGIVVGTVTLTGIGLVMTEFVEFISGGNLMLILLFTAVISLLLGMGLPTTANYIVVSTLMAPVIVDLGAQNGLIVPLIAVHLFVFYFGILADDTPPVGLAAFAAAGISGGDPIKTGIQGFMYDIRTAILPFMFIFNTQLLMIGIDHWYHLLVTIVAAIFAMLAFAAGTQGYFLVKCRLWETAALLLIALLLFRPGIVWDEIYPPLVEEPPAQLESWVADEDPGSPLRLTLKGEKMNGKEFTKVIMLTVGDEPTGAERLAEIGFETREEDGRVFIDNVVFSSPAEKAGVDFDQEVLNIQVATHRPPKEMVYIPTAMLYGLLWFIQSRRRKKQQSVPVSA from the coding sequence ATGGCCAAAGAGAAAGAAACCAAAATCACTGTAGAAAACCCCGAGGCGATTGTGGAAGCGGAGTCTGGTGCACGTAATCCAAGCGGAGCCATTCCCAAGAAAGTGCTCTTTTACGTGCCTCTGGCCTGGACACTGTTCCAGCTCTGGTATGCTTCACCCTTACCGTTTTTGCTCAATGTGTTTGTCCTCAATGATACCGAGGCGCGGGCGATTCACCTGGCTTTTGCGATTTTTCTTTCTTTCACCGCTTTTCCTACCTTCAAGCGGTCTCCGACCAAATATATTCCGGTGCAGGATTGGGTGCTCGGGTTGATCGGCGCTTTTTGTTCGGCCTACCTGTTCATCTTTTATTCTGCGCTGGCGGATCGCCCCGGTAACCCGACCACCTTGGACCTGGTGGTGGCGGTCTGCGGTCTGATCCTGTTGCTGGAGTCGACCCGCCGAGCCTTGGGGCCGCCACTTATGGTGGTCGCCACGATCTTTATCCTCTATACCTTCGGCGGCCAGTACATGCCCGATGTCATTTCCCACAAAGGGGCCAGCCTGGCTAAGGGAATGTCCCATTACTGGCTCGGCACCGAAGGGGTTTTCGGGGTTGCGCTGGGGGTGTCCTCCGGCATGGTGTTCATGTTCGTCCTGTTTGGTGCGCTCCTTGAAGCCGCCGGCGCCGGCAATTATTTTATCCGCACCGCCTTTGCAGCGCTCGGTCACCTGAGAGGCGGCCCGGCCAAGGCTGCCGTCGTTTCTTCCGGTTTGACCGGATTGGTGTCCGGTTCGTCCATTGCCAACGTGGTGACCACCGGCACCTTTACCATCCCATTGATGAAGAAGGTCGGGTTTAAGGCCGAAAAGGCCGGTGCCATCGAGGTTGCCTGTTCCACCAACGGGCAGCTGATGCCGCCGGTTATGGGAGCCGCCGCCTTCCTGATGGTCGAGTATGTTGGGATCAGTTATATCGACGTCATCAAGCATGCCTTCCTGCCGGCTATTATCTCCTACATTGCTCTGGTTTACATCGTTCACCTCGAAGCCTGTAAAATGGGTCTGGAGGGAATGGAGAAGGTCATTACCAAGACTATCTCCCAGCGGATTCTTTCTTTTGTCCTGACCATCCTGACCCTGATCATCATCGGCGGCGTGACTTACTTCGGACTGGGCTGGATCAAAGGGGTGGCCGGTTCGGCGACTATCTATATTGTCTCGGTGTTGCTGGTGGTGGCTTACCTCTTCCTGCTCTGGGTGGCCTGCCGGGTTCCGGAACTGGAGCTGACCACCGAAATCAACGAATTGCCGCCGCTGGGACCCACGGCGCAGGCCGGTTATTATTTCCTGTTGCCGGTGGTGGTGCTGATGTGGTGTCTGACCGTTGAACGGCTGTCGCCGGCGCTGTCCGCTTACTGGGCGACGGTGCTGATGATTTTTATACTTCTCACTCAGCGCCCTTTAAAAGGGGTGTTGCGCAAAATGAGCGGCGAAGAATTCTCCTTCAAGACGGGTTGTGTCGATTTGATCCAAGGGATGGTTGCCGGCGCGCGCAATATGATCGGTATCGGGGTCGCTACGGCCGCCGCCGGCATCGTGGTTGGAACCGTCACCTTGACCGGCATCGGCCTGGTCATGACCGAGTTTGTCGAATTCATTTCCGGCGGTAACCTGATGCTGATCCTGCTCTTTACTGCGGTGATCAGCCTGCTGCTCGGGATGGGGTTGCCGACCACCGCCAACTACATCGTGGTCTCAACCCTGATGGCTCCGGTCATTGTCGATCTCGGTGCTCAGAACGGGTTGATCGTACCGCTGATTGCCGTGCACCTGTTCGTGTTCTACTTCGGGATTCTGGCCGACGATACCCCGCCGGTCGGCCTGGCGGCGTTTGCGGCAGCCGGAATCTCCGGCGGCGATCCGATCAAGACCGGCATCCAGGGGTTTATGTACGACATCCGGACGGCGATTTTGCCCTTCATGTTTATCTTCAACACCCAGTTGCTGATGATCGGCATCGATCACTGGTACCACCTGCTGGTGACCATTGTCGCGGCAATTTTCGCCATGCTCGCCTTTGCCGCAGGAACCCAGGGGTATTTCCTGGTCAAGTGTCGGCTCTGGGAGACCGCTGCTTTGCTGCTGATCGCCCTGTTGCTGTTCCGGCCCGGCATTGTCTGGGATGAAATTTATCCGCCTTTGGTTGAAGAGCCCCCGGCCCAGCTTGAGAGCTGGGTGGCTGATGAAGATCCCGGCTCGCCGCTGCGTCTGACCCTTAAGGGCGAAAAGATGAACGGCAAGGAATTCACCAAGGTCATCATGTTGACTGTCGGAGACGAGCCCACCGGTGCGGAACGCCTGGCAGAGATCGGTTTTGAAACCCGCGAAGAAGATGGCCGGGTCTTTATCGATAATGTGGTGTTTTCCAGTCCCGCTGAAAAAGCCGGGGTCGATTTCGACCAGGAGGTTTTGAACATCCAGGTCGCAACACACCGTCCGCCGAAAGAGATGGTCTATATTCCGACCGCAATGCTCTACGGCCTGCTCTGGTTTATTCAGTCCCGGAGAAGAAAAAAACAACAGTCCGTCCCTGTTTCTGCCTGA
- a CDS encoding DUF294 nucleotidyltransferase-like domain-containing protein, protein MGLVKTLAETDPFSQLPTEVCAEINRAASVRKFPAQTHIFNQHDPPSGYLYVIKSGIVEIVVLTPGGVEMIVDYRKEGSFFGGTPIFTDQGYTAGARTAKETECYLIPQQVLVETARSYPHITEYFTKAVYSRIRNLYADMVSEHAQSTLAQVEAYPFKKRLSEIMTTPVDTCSPETPVKDLAVQMTRRGIGAILVCTKNNRLSGIVTEHDLVAKVLARDNIDCSTATAAEVMTTKPHSMSPDTFMYEAAAFMMGQRIKHLPVLDRGEIVGIVTLQDLMKYRSQKSMLLVGNISKARTIEDLIAARSEIVKVAKALLSESRSHVETMEIISYIHHRIIRRAYEIVLNDLQRQGKQLPNIKHCFIIMGSGGRKEMLLGPDQDNGFIYEDFADERRGEVDAFFVPFAEKLVSALARIGYPRCKGKVMADNPLWRGRLAEWQARIGDWISVPEPQKVRYSSIFFDFMPIAGDATLCQDLGDIVHLHIKNHPIFLYHMMELDFKHKVPLSLIGRFTLERGKEHKGMLSLKQAGSIFIVDCVRMFLLEQQIDATTTSERIDQLVKLRIFTAETAEHIKAAFEAFTFLRLRNEIALSEQGKFPTHYLDPYSLSKNEQDLLKEAYRVASKLQDSTKRHFSKVIS, encoded by the coding sequence ATGGGACTTGTCAAAACGTTGGCCGAAACAGATCCGTTCTCGCAGCTGCCCACAGAAGTCTGCGCCGAAATCAACCGGGCCGCCAGCGTTCGTAAATTCCCTGCTCAGACCCATATCTTCAATCAGCACGATCCGCCTTCCGGTTATCTCTATGTCATCAAATCGGGCATCGTCGAAATCGTCGTTTTGACCCCCGGTGGCGTGGAGATGATCGTCGATTACCGGAAGGAAGGCTCTTTCTTCGGCGGGACCCCGATCTTCACCGATCAGGGCTATACGGCCGGCGCCCGCACCGCCAAAGAGACGGAATGCTACCTGATCCCCCAGCAGGTGCTGGTCGAAACGGCCCGTTCCTACCCGCACATCACCGAGTATTTCACCAAAGCGGTCTATTCGCGGATTCGCAATCTTTATGCCGACATGGTCAGCGAGCATGCCCAGAGTACCCTCGCCCAGGTGGAAGCCTATCCGTTCAAAAAAAGACTCTCCGAAATCATGACCACGCCGGTGGATACCTGCAGCCCGGAAACCCCTGTCAAAGACCTTGCCGTACAGATGACCAGGCGAGGCATCGGCGCCATCCTGGTCTGCACCAAAAATAACCGGTTGAGCGGGATCGTCACCGAACACGACCTGGTCGCCAAAGTCCTCGCCCGTGACAATATCGACTGCTCTACCGCCACCGCCGCAGAAGTGATGACCACGAAACCACACAGCATGTCACCGGATACGTTTATGTACGAAGCGGCTGCTTTCATGATGGGACAGCGGATCAAGCACCTGCCGGTGCTGGACCGTGGTGAAATCGTGGGGATCGTCACCCTGCAGGACCTGATGAAGTACCGTAGCCAGAAATCGATGCTGCTGGTCGGCAACATCAGCAAAGCCCGAACCATCGAAGACCTGATCGCAGCCCGGTCCGAAATCGTCAAGGTTGCTAAAGCCCTGCTCAGCGAATCGCGATCCCATGTCGAGACCATGGAGATCATCTCCTACATTCACCATCGGATCATTCGTCGCGCTTACGAGATTGTTCTCAACGATCTGCAGCGGCAGGGAAAACAGCTGCCCAATATCAAGCACTGTTTCATCATCATGGGGAGCGGCGGCCGGAAGGAGATGCTGCTTGGCCCGGACCAGGACAACGGTTTTATTTATGAGGACTTTGCCGATGAGCGCAGGGGTGAAGTCGACGCTTTTTTCGTCCCCTTTGCCGAAAAGCTGGTGTCAGCCCTGGCGCGCATCGGCTACCCACGTTGCAAGGGCAAGGTGATGGCCGACAATCCACTCTGGCGCGGCCGGCTGGCCGAATGGCAGGCCCGCATCGGCGACTGGATCAGCGTGCCGGAGCCCCAGAAGGTCAGGTATTCCTCGATCTTTTTCGATTTCATGCCGATCGCCGGGGACGCGACCCTGTGTCAGGACCTGGGCGATATCGTCCACCTCCACATCAAGAACCATCCGATCTTCCTCTATCACATGATGGAACTCGACTTTAAGCACAAGGTCCCGTTAAGCCTGATCGGACGATTCACCCTGGAGCGCGGCAAAGAACATAAGGGGATGCTTTCACTGAAACAGGCCGGGAGCATCTTCATCGTCGACTGCGTACGGATGTTTTTGCTCGAACAGCAGATCGATGCCACCACCACCAGCGAGCGTATCGACCAATTGGTCAAGCTAAGAATTTTCACCGCCGAAACCGCGGAACATATCAAGGCGGCCTTTGAAGCCTTCACCTTTCTGCGCCTGCGCAACGAGATCGCTCTGAGCGAGCAGGGAAAATTCCCCACCCACTACCTTGATCCCTACAGCCTGAGTAAAAACGAACAGGATCTGCTCAAAGAAGCGTATCGGGTCGCCAGCAAACTGCAGGATTCAACGAAAAGACATTTTTCCAAGGTGATCAGTTAA
- a CDS encoding TAXI family TRAP transporter solute-binding subunit, protein MKKFFMLLLAFAVAASFVPVSQAEAENQFVTIGTGGVTGVYYPTGGAICRLVNKTRKEHGIRCSVESTGGSVYNLNAIANGELDMGVAQSDWQYHAYHGTSKFADAGANKDLRAVFSIHPEPFTVVARADSGIKNFQDLKGKRVNIGNPGSGQRGTMEVVMKALGWTNDDFKLASELKSAEQSAALCDNKIDAMIFTVGHPSGSIKEATTSCDSVLVNVTGPAIDKLVKENAYYRYATIPGGMYRGTDEDTKTFGVGATFVTSAKVPEDVIYNVVKAVFENFDDFKKLHPAFENLKKEEMIKDGLSAPLHAGAVKYYKEAGLM, encoded by the coding sequence ATGAAAAAGTTTTTCATGCTTTTGTTGGCGTTTGCTGTTGCGGCCAGTTTCGTTCCCGTGAGTCAGGCTGAAGCAGAGAACCAGTTCGTAACGATTGGTACCGGTGGTGTGACGGGCGTTTACTACCCGACCGGTGGTGCCATCTGTCGGCTGGTCAACAAGACCAGAAAAGAACATGGTATTCGCTGCTCTGTTGAAAGTACCGGCGGCTCGGTTTATAACCTGAACGCCATCGCCAACGGTGAGCTGGATATGGGCGTGGCCCAATCCGACTGGCAGTATCATGCCTATCATGGCACCAGTAAATTTGCCGATGCCGGCGCCAATAAAGACCTCCGCGCCGTTTTTTCGATTCACCCCGAGCCCTTTACCGTGGTCGCTCGTGCCGATTCCGGCATCAAGAATTTCCAGGATCTCAAAGGCAAGCGCGTCAACATCGGTAACCCCGGTTCCGGCCAGCGCGGCACCATGGAAGTGGTCATGAAAGCCCTGGGCTGGACCAATGATGACTTCAAGCTGGCTTCCGAGCTGAAATCCGCCGAGCAGTCCGCTGCGCTGTGCGACAATAAAATCGACGCCATGATCTTCACTGTTGGCCACCCGAGCGGTTCCATCAAGGAAGCCACCACCTCTTGTGACTCGGTTCTGGTCAATGTGACCGGTCCGGCGATCGACAAGCTGGTCAAAGAAAATGCCTACTACCGCTATGCCACCATCCCCGGCGGGATGTACCGTGGAACTGATGAAGACACCAAAACCTTCGGTGTCGGCGCCACCTTCGTGACCTCTGCCAAGGTCCCGGAAGATGTCATCTACAATGTCGTCAAAGCGGTCTTTGAAAACTTTGATGATTTCAAAAAACTGCATCCGGCTTTTGAGAATCTGAAAAAAGAAGAGATGATCAAGGACGGCCTGTCCGCTCCGCTGCATGCCGGTGCCGTCAAGTACTATAAAGAAGCCGGATTGATGTAA
- a CDS encoding universal stress protein, with protein MSIQIKKILVAKDLSKESSRVIRYALELACKFHAQVYVLHVMPTVDAAVLNYVALSMGADKLAKLNKENEAELAGQTREQLQQIIQQETELMAEEVVHPPQIEVHHGEPVSMILSVADRLEVDMIVLGSHSKGRLHYAFLGSVAEKVLRKTHRTVVIVPPNVGS; from the coding sequence ATGAGTATTCAAATCAAAAAAATTCTGGTTGCGAAGGATTTGAGCAAGGAATCTTCACGGGTGATCCGTTATGCACTGGAGCTAGCTTGTAAATTCCATGCTCAGGTGTATGTGCTGCATGTCATGCCGACTGTCGATGCCGCGGTGCTGAATTATGTCGCGCTTTCCATGGGCGCGGACAAGCTGGCCAAACTCAATAAGGAGAATGAGGCTGAGCTTGCCGGTCAGACCAGGGAGCAGCTGCAGCAGATCATCCAGCAGGAGACTGAGCTGATGGCAGAGGAAGTGGTCCATCCTCCGCAGATCGAAGTGCACCATGGTGAACCGGTATCGATGATTTTGAGCGTGGCTGATCGGCTTGAAGTCGATATGATCGTTTTGGGCAGTCATAGCAAGGGGCGGCTGCACTATGCCTTCCTGGGGAGTGTCGCAGAGAAAGTCCTGCGCAAAACCCACCGGACCGTGGTCATTGTTCCCCCCAATGTCGGCTCCTGA
- the tpx gene encoding thiol peroxidase, whose amino-acid sequence MSEYQVREGAVKFKGNPAALLGPELKVGERAPDFQVVDNGLQPVTLATDAGKVRLVAVVPSLDTPVCDAMTRQFNQDAAALPDSVVVYTISVDLPFAQKRWCGNAGIEKVKTLSDYQERSFGLNYGLLLKELKLLARAVIVIDQQDKVSYVELVPEVTHEPDYTAALEAVKKLL is encoded by the coding sequence ATGAGTGAATATCAAGTGCGCGAAGGCGCTGTAAAGTTTAAAGGAAACCCGGCTGCCCTGCTCGGCCCGGAACTTAAGGTCGGTGAGCGGGCCCCTGACTTTCAAGTGGTTGACAACGGGCTGCAACCGGTGACCCTGGCGACGGACGCCGGGAAAGTTCGCCTCGTGGCCGTGGTCCCGTCCCTGGATACGCCGGTCTGCGACGCCATGACCCGGCAGTTCAACCAGGACGCGGCAGCTCTCCCCGATTCAGTGGTGGTTTACACCATCAGTGTCGATCTGCCCTTTGCCCAGAAGCGCTGGTGTGGCAATGCCGGCATCGAGAAAGTCAAGACCCTGTCCGATTACCAGGAACGCTCCTTTGGCCTGAATTACGGGCTGTTGCTTAAGGAACTCAAACTGCTGGCGCGGGCGGTCATCGTGATTGATCAGCAGGATAAGGTGAGTTATGTCGAACTGGTTCCGGAAGTCACTCACGAGCCTGATTACACGGCTGCTTTGGAGGCCGTTAAAAAACTGCTCTGA